In a genomic window of Rhipicephalus microplus isolate Deutch F79 unplaced genomic scaffold, USDA_Rmic scaffold_53, whole genome shotgun sequence:
- the LOC119169275 gene encoding uncharacterized protein LOC119169275, which produces MEDPGKGRLHEFRPRARSFPVDQPLVRRPRKQRRTARRKDRWRSTMLVRSQQAVSGRSGEGATAQIPSDNGRSGEGAASRIPSESAKLSRRPATGTPAAKTATYCKTKRQVALDDVGQVPASCFWQVW; this is translated from the exons ATGGAAGATCCGGGGAAGGGGCGGCTTCACGAATTCCGTCCGAGAGCGCGAAGCTTTCCCGTAGACCAGCCACTGGTACGCCGGCCGCGAAAACAGCGACGTACTGCAAGACGAAAAGACAG GTGGCGCTCGACGATGTTGGTCAGGTCCCAGCAAGCTGTTTCTGGCAGGTCTGGTGAAGGGGCAACAGCACAGATTCCGTCCGATAATGGAAGATCCGGGGAAGGGGCGGCTTCACGAATTCCGTCCGAGAGCGCGAAGCTTTCCCGTAGACCAGCCACTGGTACGCCGGCCGCGAAAACAGCGACGTACTGCAAGACGAAAAGACAG GTGGCGCTCGACGATGTTGGTCAGGTCCCAGCAAGCTGTTTCTGGCAGGTCTGGTGA